A window from Desulfonatronovibrio magnus encodes these proteins:
- a CDS encoding SDR family NAD(P)-dependent oxidoreductase translates to MHQLEGKTLILTGASMGIGKALALKLAGHKVNLVINARSEGRLIETRDECLELGISVEYTVGDASKTRTVQAMAEKAESMGNFSGFIHAAGVLNPGPYIWEIEEHDFLTVFQASVHAAFLLIQQCVPKFLKKEQGLAVFFGSGAAEKIQPGIAAYCAAKAAEEHLARQLAAEASKIITFVYRPGIVETRMQKQARESSGGAAEKVQEVFKSWKEKGMLISAEESASALVDLMSADLKRLHGKVWDVRDLGG, encoded by the coding sequence ATGCACCAATTAGAAGGAAAAACGCTGATTTTGACAGGAGCTTCCATGGGTATAGGTAAAGCCCTGGCCCTTAAACTTGCCGGGCACAAGGTTAATCTTGTAATCAACGCCCGCAGTGAAGGTCGGCTTATAGAAACCCGGGATGAATGTTTAGAACTTGGTATATCAGTGGAGTACACAGTTGGAGATGCCTCCAAAACCAGAACAGTCCAGGCTATGGCTGAAAAAGCCGAGTCCATGGGTAATTTTTCTGGTTTTATTCACGCTGCCGGAGTGCTTAATCCAGGGCCTTACATATGGGAAATAGAGGAACATGACTTTTTGACTGTTTTTCAAGCCAGCGTGCATGCTGCATTTCTTTTGATTCAGCAGTGCGTTCCCAAATTTCTTAAAAAGGAACAGGGTCTTGCAGTATTTTTTGGATCCGGGGCAGCGGAAAAAATCCAGCCCGGCATTGCCGCATATTGCGCTGCCAAAGCAGCTGAAGAGCATCTGGCCCGTCAACTCGCAGCTGAAGCCAGTAAAATAATCACCTTTGTGTACAGGCCGGGAATTGTAGAAACCAGAATGCAAAAGCAGGCCAGGGAATCCAGCGGGGGTGCGGCCGAAAAAGTTCAAGAAGTGTTCAAGTCGTGGAAAGAAAAGGGAATGCTTATCTCTGCTGAAGAATCAGCATCCGCTCTGGTGGATCTTATGTC